The Gammaproteobacteria bacterium DNA window AATTTACCCCGTAAACATCGCTATTAGCCACATAAGCACTGAATCAATTGCCCACAGTAATATCGCAGTTATGACAACCATCATTACGACGATCATGGTTGACTGCATAGTTTCCTGGCGTGTAGGCCAAACGACTTTGCGTAATTCAATGCGTGATTCTTTCGAAAATTCCTTGATGTGACGACCTTGGGCTGTTAGCAGTGCGAGCGCACCTGCAGAACAAACAACTAATATCCAGCCGGCTGCGCGAAGAGCCCATGCAGTTTCACTATAATAA harbors:
- the secE gene encoding preprotein translocase subunit SecE; translated protein: MGQKIETSPESTGRDRLIWSVIVLLVGASVVANYYYSETAWALRAAGWILVVCSAGALALLTAQGRHIKEFSKESRIELRKVVWPTRQETMQSTMIVVMMVVITAILLWAIDSVLMWLIAMFTG